The Anoplolepis gracilipes chromosome 7, ASM4749672v1, whole genome shotgun sequence genome segment AAGTATTTACAAAGGCACCTGTGCTACTCTGTTAAGAGGTATGCTATTCATAATTCTCACaaactattatttaacaaatattttcttattttaaaagattttacatttgtGTATATCATgagtagaaatttattatatttttataacttatataaatatataatttatattatataatataatttatagaagcAAACTTATTACATACActattatttatcttgaaataaaggattaaatatttttagaaattgatatattataaaatttatgatgtatttatcaattttgcgTTTATccacatatacaaataatttgtaaaaaattggaaattgaCTAACTGATATCGTTATGCTCTTCGAAGCTTCCTCTTGTCTTCAGAAACTTTTGGAGGTATCGTTTCTTCGGATTTCTGCACTGCAAACCACCTTTGCGCAAGGCATGAAAAACTCCCCAATTCTGCAATCGCTTCGGTGTCGAACATCGCGGAGCTGTCTCCTTATTTCTGTTTACCTACGTcacgttaaaattattaacaatgcATTGTcaagtacaatatataaatgattcaaTAGAAATCAGGTATTTACTAGATGAGGATTCCAATTGATCATGAGACATGTGCAATCCCAAGGATTCTCATCCAGtcttatattttgtatctgTATCTGTTTACTCGGCAGCCTCAGACTTTTGAAAAAGTCCAAAGGTAACGAAGTCAATTTATTCCCTGTAAGTAAAATTTCTCGTAGCTCCTTCTGTTGTTGAGCGACGAACAAACCAGGCGGTATAAACTCGAGATCGTTTCTCGTCAGATCGATCCTCCTAACTTTTTCCAAACCATAGAAGGCATCCATTGAAATTCTCTGAATGTGACAATTACTTAGATCCAGATCCAATAGATCGGCGAGATCGACAAACGCATCGAAATCGATACTAGTGACGTTTCCTCGCATTTTTAGGTGCGTCAACGCCGGCAACCCTTGTAGTATGAAACGTTCCAATACGGGTATCTCCAAATTGTATAGATGCAATATCTCGGCTCTACGTAAACCGAGTAATGAATTCTTTTGCAGTTTTAATTTTGACGTCATGCCTCCGAGATACAATCTTATCGTCGTATTCATAATCTCAAAagtactaaaatataaatatacattaatatataagtataatatataatatatataaatatacattattttcttcagAATCTCgagataaaattgaatattaccTTGGAAAAATGGAATCCAGAGGATTTTCTGTAAAATCAGCGGTCCTTAGCGCGGGGAAAGGCGGAAATGACAATTCCgacaaaaatgtcaaattattttgtcgCAAGTCGAGATGCTCCAGCATAAGCAATCCTGCCAAGTCTACGCTCTTCAACGTCAATAATTCGTTGCTCGCCAGTGACAGCGATCTCAAGTTCGGTGTACCGTAAAAACAGAATTCCGGTATGAACTTCAAACTGTTTTTCTCCAGCGAGAGATAAAGGAGGCTATTGAGACCGTCGAACATGTGCCAGGATATATCCTTCAGGGCGCAATCGTACACCCTTAGATGCGTGAGAGAGCCAAGAGCGGCGAACAGCTCGACGTTTTCTCTATAGCCTTCCAACTCTTGCTTGTACAGATCGTACGGTAGTATCTCCTTGTCATCACTGTTCTGCTGACTCAGGAAGATGAGCCTGTGTCCTTTGTGCTGACTGGCATTACTTACGGCCGCTCGATTTTCGTCGATCGCTTCGTTTTCTTCATGAAGACTGATTACCAAATTCGCCTTGTCTTTATTCGGCAGATTCAAGTTTGACAGTTTAATCCGTTCCAAGTTTAAATACAGTAAGGTAGGTCCTAAAGGATACATAGCATCGGATGAGAGACGAATACCACCCTTTTCTCTGTAATTATTCCCTTCTTTCCTAGAAAGATCGCTGTAATCTATCCCTTGAATATCTAATGATATCAACTCGGTGAAGCGGTGGAATGTGGTAGCTTGCAGATGGATATCGATGTTTCCATTGCCCGATTCAAGTAGCGTTAAAACCTGGAAAgccaaaagaaattaatacaaaatatataatatgtataaacaatcatatacgatattatacgtatattgtGTGACCTGTATATCTGAAGGAAGTTTAGCCAAAAGTTCGTCAGGATTTTCAACAATCACGCATGTtgctattttcaataattcatGGGTCATGGAATGCTCatcatttatatcaaaatcgaCATCGTCGGAAGATACATTCTGTTGACATAGATGCACTGAATCATGAAACCTAATAATTGTGAATACTGATATCTACTCGATTCGTTTGTACCTGATCTTTATCTCTGTTAGTATCAGCCCATTGATGTAAAGGCAGATCAGAGAATTTTTGGATCTCGCAAGTGCATCCCTGCGGGCATTTTATCTCCCATACACCaccaatatcaataatttgtcCTATACACTGATCCTGAGCACAatgtaatttagaaataaattaatttaatattttactataggatatatatattcgacatttattttaattatcctataattttttttaaatttattttatatatgtgtatttataatctgagaaaaatatttgtttcttgtatgatatattgatattttatataaatgctgcaatatatttatatatgtgagataattagaataatagaaagtataaagattttttattaacaaagcaataatctaatataaatggtatcaaaatttgtatatataccaAAGATAAAACGGCGAGAAATACGAGAACGAGTGTCATGTTGTCTCACTTTGCGAGCtttaattatgaaacaaaAAGCACTTAGAAATCAGTAACAGCACGCTGGTTCGAAGGAAACTGGATTTTATTAACTGTGTTATCAATGTGCCTCGATGCTTCCTATCAAACAGGATGCTTTCTATCTACCAACCCACACGCTCTCTACTCGCTATTATTAATTGTGCATAATGTTTACGTGCCATCTCCAGCCTCTGGAGTAAGAATACTCGAGCGATTACTAATTTATGCTTTGcttctatatatttctttcagatATCCCGGCCAGTGGAATGTACTTTATGACGTATGAATATCTGAAGGAACAATTCACCCCTGAGGGAGGGAAACTTAGTTTACCAGCCACCATAATAGCCGGTGGTTTTGCAGGTATTGCAAACTGGTTGGTAGGGATGCCACCTGATATCTTGAAAAGCCGTCTACAAACTGGTATGTAATAAggatgttatttttttcttttttaatttgagttAGGTTTcaagagaattaatttctaataaagattcaatataaaatttactgcatcatatattattttgcagcaCCAGAAGGTACGTACAAGAACGGTATACGAGAAGTATTTGtcaaattgatgaaaaacgaGGGACCAATAGCACTGTACAAAGGTGTTGTACCAGTTATGCTGCGAGCTTTTCCTGCAAATGCAGCTTGTTTCATGGGCTTTGAGGTTTGCATGAAATTTTTGAACTGGGTCGTGCCAAGTTTATAACTTGAGCCACGCGTGACgtaactaattaataatatttttggaagACGCCTCTCTTGATATTGATTGCCTCTTTTGCTGCGATTCATAAGCGGttgtaacaaattaattttatcgcagataaaaaattattttgtagaacggttttttttaattcttgccTTGCAGACGTCTCGAAATAAATCTCAGAAACAGGCTATATATACGCACATACAGTGTGAAAAGTGTAGGAAATGATACAATATAATCTTTGCATAggagaaaagaattaattacaaacaaaTGAAAGTATGATATCAGGAAATATACTTacagtataattttgtattgtatattaagttttattaagttttaaatatatcaaattataaacgtATATTGTACGTATCAGGAATGGTGATAATAATTCCTAAGATAAAGACTGCTCAATAATCAatggtatatatatgcaaatctttatattggtattataaaaatgcatcatgtattataaatatatacatatagtttgaatataaaattttattaatataacagtatatatataatatatatgtacattagttacatttgtatattttacactaTATTGCATATGAGAAAATGTACAATCAGAATATAACAGAGATTATAACGAAATAATTCTATACTTTATGTACAAGACTTTTCTCTGAGGAAGAgcgcataataataaatccgatatatatgtaattgtagacaaacatttttctaaaaaaaaactgtattgatgtataaaataaagttttctattctgttatacacacaatatattttcataagaaatgtattattcctataaaaaatatgtgcaatttgctcattttaaatataaatctaattataatatctttctgTTCGCACTAtgtgaattgtaatattatcacaatcaaattttttcaacataaaCTTGTAAactgcaaattaattatttagagaaagataaataatcaGTAGAACCACAcactgaataaaatttaagaccaagtagtttttatatctgcacataaaacaaaaagtaTTATACCTTGATTGTGACTATATCATCTGTTTCAGTCTATTATCGAATTTCCCCTGAGTCTTCATACGCGCGAATAttgatcatattttaattaagccATTTGTCTACACGAGATTGTTCCATATGTTACAATAATCGTTCAACAATACGTCGCTTGATTAATCACCGCACCAGTAATAATCACTCTTCCCAATCATCCGTGTCGGGTTGGGAGTCATATTCGCTGGTGGCGGAATTCCTGTCCGACGCGGATGCTTCATTCGGTTTCGGAGGCGGTGGTATCAAACTGGACATTCTTTCCAGAGCGCCCACCGTGGAGCCAGCGATACCTTTGCGTCTCAGAGCCAGTTTCGCGTGCAAATCTGCCATCAGATCACCCCCGACCGACGCCGAGGACCATCGATCGTGCTTCTTCGTGTCCGATGCAGTAGGCCTCAATTTTGCTCTACCTATCCCGCCAGCGTCTCGAATCGCCGCCATCAAATTGGAACGATCGTCCGTTACAGCTTTCGCGGGCAAACGGTTCATCTTCTTTTGCTTCTCCGCATTGTTATCTGACGCAGACACAGTCGAGTCTGTAGCTGGTGGCggtggtggcggtggcggtggtggtggcggcggcggagGTGCCACGACTTGCTGGAACCCAATTTTTTCATTGCTCGtggtattatttgtattaattatggTAAACGTAGGAGGTGGAGGAGGCGGTGGCGCAGGTTCCTGCAGTGCGGTTGTAGGCACAGTCAGAACGGGCAAGTATGCAACACTATCCTCCATCTTCGACCCAGAGTCTTTTTCGTCGCTGATCGGTGTCGGTAGGTCCAAGCGAACAGTAGGCGTCGTGACTGCGGATGAAGGCGCGATTGGACTCTGGGAATTAAGATCCAGCACGAATTTCTCATCGTCCACAATGCCTGGTAAATCCGGGAGCGTTAATGGTACATTTATCTGGGGAACCTgtgaaatgtataaatatttttatagaaataaatcttaaaattataaatttaaaattcttggaAATTGTTATCGAATgtgtacattaattaaaaattattatatgaaaagtcTGACCTCTCCGAGAGTTggtgtatataaataactggAAGATACATCCATGTCTGACGAGAGCCACGGTTGCACAATCGAATCTGGGGCATCTTCAATTTGCTGTTTGTCAGTAGATTGACGCGATGATCTCGTGGATCTCGTTTTTTCGTACGGACTATCCATGCTGTCAAATAGTAGGAGCGCACTAACTGAAGATAATTGTGCCGGCAATGGTTCTTCATTATCTTCAGGGTTATCTTTTTTGCTAGTCTTTGATCGTACGTGATAAAATTGGAGCTTCTCTTGAAGATTGACATTTGCAGCATACTGGCCATCCTCTGTTTTACAATTAGAAGATAAATACGTCTCGGGAATATCTTTTATAGGCACGGAACATTTATAAGCATTTAGTATAACAGGCGCTTGTTGGCGTTGCGGTGGTATAGTCATTTGATACTCCTTATAAGTATGATTAGCTGGATATTTGGCAGCAGAGTACATTTTTACtgctttcaaatttaaattagtttgtaaataatgtaatctATCTTCCAATTTTCTTGCTCTTTCCTTAATGTTGGTTAATCTGCAAAAATGAATGTttactttgttaaaaaaatatataataattacttaaataaaaatgccataattaaatataatttaattatatatataacaattaatttaattaaatatacaacatttaatcatttaatattatttaaaagataatcatATTTGATTGCATTTAGTAATTATagctaataaataattgtgattattattagttgagaaactaacaaattttttttatatacctcTGTGTATTTTCTGAAAGCCTCTTGTCAAtacaatcaaatatatatgagacAGCATCGTTCAGGTTGTCCAGAGATTCTGCTATTTGAACTATAGTTTCCTCGTGTCTCAAATTGTTTGGGATAACGCCTaagaggattaaaaaaaattattattcgtaaTCATTATCAAACTCTCTAAGATTATCTCGACCCGGTTATCAGGTTa includes the following:
- the LOC140667439 gene encoding WASH complex subunit 1, coding for MPERIEIGVIPNNLRHEETIVQIAESLDNLNDAVSYIFDCIDKRLSENTQRLTNIKERARKLEDRLHYLQTNLNLKAVKMYSAAKYPANHTYKEYQMTIPPQRQQAPVILNAYKCSVPIKDIPETYLSSNCKTEDGQYAANVNLQEKLQFYHVRSKTSKKDNPEDNEEPLPAQLSSVSALLLFDSMDSPYEKTRSTRSSRQSTDKQQIEDAPDSIVQPWLSSDMDVSSSYLYTPTLGEVPQINVPLTLPDLPGIVDDEKFVLDLNSQSPIAPSSAVTTPTVRLDLPTPISDEKDSGSKMEDSVAYLPVLTVPTTALQEPAPPPPPPPTFTIINTNNTTSNEKIGFQQVVAPPPPPPPPPPPPPPPATDSTVSASDNNAEKQKKMNRLPAKAVTDDRSNLMAAIRDAGGIGRAKLRPTASDTKKHDRWSSASVGGDLMADLHAKLALRRKGIAGSTVGALERMSSLIPPPPKPNEASASDRNSATSEYDSQPDTDDWEE